The DNA segment GGCGACGCAGGACTACGAGCGGCGCCGCGCCGAGTACGGCGGACAGGCGTTCGAGGCGGTGCGGACGATGATCCTCGAGCGGCTCGCCTCGGAGCGCCGGCGCGACGCCGAGGCCGCCCTGCGCCGCGAGCTGCGCGCCAAGGCCGACGTCAAGGTCCTGCTCGACGAACAGCGCTGGAGCGTCGATTCGGCCGCCGCGCCGGCCGACGGACCCGCCGGCGCGCCGGTGGTCGTCGTCCTCTTCAACGACTTCCAAGGGCCGATCTCGCAGGACGCCTACGCCGCGCTGAAGCGGTTGCGCGCGATCTACGGCGACCGCCTGCGCGCGGTCTGGCGCGAGCTGCCGGCCGAACACCACGCCGACGCCGCGCGGGCCGCGGCCGCGGCGCGCTGCGCGAACCGCCAAGGCAAGTACGGCGTCTACCGGGACCGCGTCTTCGCCGCCGGCGCCGGCGCGCTCGACGACGCCGCGCTGCGCGGCTACGCCAAGGAACTCGGCCTCGACGAGAAGCGCTTCGCCGCCTGCCTCGACCAGAACGAAACCGCGGACGAGCTGCGCGCCGACGCCGAGGCGGCCGCGCGCGCGGGCGCGGCGGGGCCGCCGACCTTCTACGTGGACGGCCGCCGCGTCGCCGGCGCCGCGACGGTGGACGAGCTGTCCGCGCTCGTGGACGACGAACTGGCCCGCGCCAAGAAGCGCTGAAGCGACGCCGCGCCCGCGTGCCGCGAAGCGCCGGCCGAAGGTCGGCGAAGCGCGGAAGGCGGCGCCGGCCGAAGGCCGGCGAAGCGGGCGGAAGGCGTCGCCGGCCGGCGCTACGCCGGAACGCCGGCGTCGAAGAGCGCGTCCGCGGCCGCCTGAACGCGGTCGATGTCGCGGATCCGCTCCAGCCAACGCCGCGGCACCGCGTCGGCGCCGAACCGCGCGCCGAGCGCGGCCCCGGCGATCGCCCCGTTGGTGTCCGTGTCGCCGCCCGCGGCGACGATCTCGATCAGCGTTTCCTCGAAGTCGGGGGCGCGCCGCAGCGCGTGGACCGCGACGTCCAGCGCCTTGATCGTGAAGCCGATCCCGTCCTTGTCGAGGTGCAGCGAGCCGACGCCGCCGCGGCGCGGCCGGCCCACGATCTCCGCGACCTCGCGCGGCGCGCCGGCCTCCTCGAGCAGCCGCGCCAACCGCCCCCAGTCGAGATCGACGCCGTTCAGCGCCGCGGCGAGCCCGACGTTGAAGGCGACGCAGCTCCAGACGCAGCGCGGGTCGTGGTGCGTCACGAGCGACGAGTTCTGGCTCTCGCGGATCAGCGCCGCGCCGTCGGCCCGCCAGCGCAGCGCCACCGGCGCGCAGCGCATCAGCGCGCCGTTCCCCGCCGACCCGCCCGACAACTCCCACGCCTCGCGCGCCGCCGAACGCGGCGAAACGCCGTGGGAGAGCGAAAGCAGCACGCCGCGGGTCAGCGTGCCGATGCCGCGCCCGTTCTCCTCGAACCAGCGCAGGAAACGCCCCGCCAGATCGTCCGCGTCGAGCAGCCCGCCGCGCTGCAGCAGCGCCTCGGCGATGATCATCGTCTGGGCGAGGTCGTCGTCCCACGGCCGTTCGAGCTCTTCCGGCGCCACCTCGCGCAGCCCCTCGGGATAGGCGCGGGCGACGTCGGCCGCGCCGCGGCTCTCGACGGGCAGCCCGAGCGCGTTCCCGGCGGCCAGCCCGAGCAGGGCGCCGCGGGCGCGCCCGCGCGCCGCCTCGTCGGCCGGCGCCGGCCCGCGGAGCGCCTCGATGAACAGGGCCAAATCTTCGCTCGGCATCGTCTCCTCCGGCTCCAGCATCCGGCGCCGCGCCGCGCGCGGCAACCCCGCGGGCCCGACCGATTTTCCGTCCGCCGCGCGGAACGGTTCACCGTACTATTCCGCTCCGCGCACGCGGACGACGCGAGGAACGAAGCGATGCCGCGCACCGAATTCGCCAGCTTCTCGATCCCCCATCTGCGGATCCTCGACGAGCGGGGCGGGCTCGACGAGGCGCTCGCCCCCGACCTTTCGCCGCCGGAGCTCGAGCGGCTCTACCGCGGCATGGTCTGGGCGCGCGAGGCCGACCAGCGGATGCTCCGCCTGCAGCGCCAAGGGCGGATGGGTACGTTCAGCCCCTCGACCGGCCAGGAGGCCGCGGCCTGCGGCCCGGCGCTCGCGCTCGGCGAACGTGACTGGCTCGTGCCGGCGTTCCGCGAACTCGGCGCCCTGCTGATGCGGGGCGTGCCGCTCCATCGCGTGCTTCTCTTCTGGGGCGGCTTCGAGGAGGGAAACGTCTACCCCGGCCTCGATCGGACGCTCCCCAACGCGGTGATCGTCGGCTCGCAGATCCCGCACGCGGCGGGGATCGGCTACGCGCTGCGGCTCCGTGGCGAGAAGGACGCGGCGGTCCTCTGCTTCTTCGGCGACGGCGCGACCTCGGAGGGGGACTTCCACGAGGGGCTCAACTTCGCCGCCGTCTGGAAGGCGCCGGTCGTCTTCGTCTGCCAGAACAACCAGTGGGCGATCTCGACGCCGCTGGCCAAGCAGACCGCGGCGGCGTCGGTCGCGCAGAAGGCGGTCG comes from the bacterium genome and includes:
- a CDS encoding thioredoxin domain-containing protein, with product ATQDYERRRAEYGGQAFEAVRTMILERLASERRRDAEAALRRELRAKADVKVLLDEQRWSVDSAAAPADGPAGAPVVVVLFNDFQGPISQDAYAALKRLRAIYGDRLRAVWRELPAEHHADAARAAAAARCANRQGKYGVYRDRVFAAGAGALDDAALRGYAKELGLDEKRFAACLDQNETADELRADAEAAARAGAAGPPTFYVDGRRVAGAATVDELSALVDDELARAKKR
- a CDS encoding ADP-ribosylglycohydrolase family protein, producing the protein MPSEDLALFIEALRGPAPADEAARGRARGALLGLAAGNALGLPVESRGAADVARAYPEGLREVAPEELERPWDDDLAQTMIIAEALLQRGGLLDADDLAGRFLRWFEENGRGIGTLTRGVLLSLSHGVSPRSAAREAWELSGGSAGNGALMRCAPVALRWRADGAALIRESQNSSLVTHHDPRCVWSCVAFNVGLAAALNGVDLDWGRLARLLEEAGAPREVAEIVGRPRRGGVGSLHLDKDGIGFTIKALDVAVHALRRAPDFEETLIEIVAAGGDTDTNGAIAGAALGARFGADAVPRRWLERIRDIDRVQAAADALFDAGVPA
- the pdhA gene encoding pyruvate dehydrogenase (acetyl-transferring) E1 component subunit alpha, whose product is MPRTEFASFSIPHLRILDERGGLDEALAPDLSPPELERLYRGMVWAREADQRMLRLQRQGRMGTFSPSTGQEAAACGPALALGERDWLVPAFRELGALLMRGVPLHRVLLFWGGFEEGNVYPGLDRTLPNAVIVGSQIPHAAGIGYALRLRGEKDAAVLCFFGDGATSEGDFHEGLNFAAVWKAPVVFVCQNNQWAISTPLAKQTAAASVAQKAVAYGMPGVRVDGNDPLAMYEATRAALARARAGEGPTLIEAATYRLMMHTTADDPTKYRGDEEVKAWEGRDPLVRLRLYLERRGHWDEARETALREEVKALIDAEVRRYESMKEFPIAAPFDNVYGTPHPNIAEQKEEFLRALEEDGRRG